GAGGCCGTCTACCTGCTCAACTTCGAAGATTCCGAGGGGAACGAGTTCGATCCCGACGGCCGATACGAGCTCCACTTCGAAGCCGGCGACGTGCCGCCGGTGGACGCCTTCTGGTCGCTCGCCGCGTACACCGCGGAAGACCTCAACCTCATCGCAAACCCGGCGGGCCGCTATTCGATAGGTGACCGCACCCCCGGTCTCCAGCGAGACGCCGGAGGCGGACTGACCATCCACCTGCAGGCAGAGTCCCCCGGTAGCGACAGGGAGTCGAACTGGCTCCCCACCTCCGGATCGGACAGGTGGTTCGTGATCCTTCGCCTGTACTGCCCCCACCCGGATGTGATCACCGCCTCATGGCGCTGCCCGGGCATCATCAAGGTCGCCTGAGCGCCCCCACCAGCGACACCGCAACCGGTCGAACAAAGTCAGTGGCACCGCCACACACAGCGGGAAGAGCGTGCGATGAAGCTGTCAGCGAAGCTGCCCCCGGACGACGCCAACGCCACTCTCACGCACTTCGATGAGACCCGCGGTGAGCGCTACGCCGAAATCTTCCTGATCGGCGGCCACGCGATCACCGGACATCTGGTCGCCGGGATCTACAACACCGTGGGCCTGAACAGCCCGACGGGCACGGGAGACTCCTGCCCCCAGGCACTGCTGGACAGGGTCGACGTAGCGGCTCTCAAAGAGCAGTACGAGCTCATCAGCGCCTTCAAGAACGGCCCGAGACTCTGGTGCCTGGACTGGGTCGAGGTCCTGGCCGGCGCGGAACGCGACTTCAACGGGCTGAAAGCCCGCTGGGTCATGTGGCTGGACGTGCCCAAGGAAATGCGCAAACACCAGGACGTCGCCTACAAGCAGATCAGCGGGAAGCGGGACACACAGCTCGGGATCCGCAAGGGCTCCCCGGCCTTCATCCTCGACGATCCGCAAGGCGACTCCTGGGTGATGAAATCGGCCGGCCTCATCGTGGACCCTCACCAGACCTACGGCAGCCTCAAGGACCTCGGCAGCCGTCTGCAGCCGCCCTCGGGCTGGGCCTTCCGGACCGTGGCCCTCGAAGAGGACCTGGTCCTCACCTCCGACGACGGCGCCGTCAAAATCACCCAGGACGAACTCGGCAACACCTACGACCGGGTCGGCGGCCCGTACAGCAACTACACGCCGTAACCCCTCTCTCGTCCCAAGGATCCCTACTGGCGTCGGGCGAGGAGCGTCAGGCGATTCCCGTCGTTGCCGAGGCCGTAGATCAGAACCAGCACCCGCGAACGGCACCTCGCCATCCCGGAGTCGGGGCGCTCCCGCCGGAGGCATCGCCGTGGCGTGAGCTGATCCGCTGCCCTGAACCACCGCGGGCTCTCCCATCAACGCAGAGCCGAGAGGCCTGCGGCCGGCACCCCGGGCTGGAGTGGGGGCAGACAGGAGCACACGTCCGCGCCGTCGGGCCGCGCTCGCCGCGCGTGCGCGGCGGGTGCCTTGACGAATAGGGAAGCTCTTACCGTGCCGCCGGGCCCAGAGCGAGAAGGGTTTGTAGGCCATGGCTTTCCGGGCATGCAAGGTCGCGTGGGCTTCGGCCTCATCGGTGATGCTGCCATTCATGAGCCGTTCCGCGTCGGCCTCGGCTTGTCTCACCTTCTGGGTTGCCCAACTTCGGCCAGGATGCGTGCCCAGCGACTGTGCAAGGCTGGTGGTCGGAGTCCGTTGAGGGACCCGCTCCGACGTGCGAGGAGCGGACTGTCGTGGGCACGGCAGCTGTCGTCGCCCACGGGGTCGGTCGCCGCAGTGACCGGCGCGAGGACCGCCGGGACGACCGCGAAGACCGCCGGGACCGGCGCTGATCCGGGCCTCCCCGCCGGCGCGAGCCGAACGAGAAGGTGGCCGGTGTCCGCCGGGACCAGACGGGCCCGCACCCCTGTGGACTGGCGCGCGGGCCCTGAGAGGTCTAGACAATGAACAAGCCCCAGGTCGCTGACCCGGGGCTTTGTCGTGGAGCGGATGACGGGAATCGAACCCGCGCCATAAGCTTGGGAATCTACGACGTGCAGGGCATCCATACGGCATCTGACCTGCGGAAACAGTCTACCGAAAGAGCTGCCTCGAGGGTCCGCCCATACCGGTATTGACCGCTGTTCGCCGCTCCGAAGGGCACGGATAGGGTACGCGTCCGTTGGTCTGGGTCGTGCGGCACATCCCCAGCCTCGGTGGTTGCGCCTTGCCTCCTGAAAGCGTGAGGCTTGACGCAAGGGGATCTGGGTAGGAGACTGCTTGCGTGTTCCCTCCTGATTTCGTGAGGGGAGGCGCAAGGAGATGGTCATGGAACTGCTGTCGGTGAAAGAGGCTGCGGCCCTGCTCGGGGTGGATGATTCCCGTGTCCGTCAGTTGCTGCATGACGGGAAGCTGCAAGGGCAGCGAGTCGGTGGTCGTTGGCTGGTTGCCGGGGACAGCGTCCGGGATCGCAAGGACCGGGGCCCTCGTTCGCGGAGACCGCTGTCGGCCCGCAATGCATGGGGCGTTCTGGCGGTGCTGGACGGCCATCAGCCGGTGAGCCTGTCCGATGCCGAGAAGTCCCGGGTGAGGACGCGGTTGCGGAACCTCCTTGCCCACGGGCAGCCAGCTCCGGCCCTGCTCCAGGAGCTTCTTGCCGCCCGCGCCGAGGTTCGCTCGTACCGCGTTCATTCAGGCGTACTGCCGGTTCTGCTCGCCGCTCAGGATGTGGTGAGGGGGGGAGTGAGCGCCGCGGCGCAGGCGGGGGCGGACTACATCGCTCTCGGCCGTGCGGAGATCTACGCACATCCCGACAGGGTCGACAAGCTGGAAGCTGAGTTCGGCATGGTCCGTGATGAAGAGCGGGGCAATGTCTCGGTCCGAATTCCCCCGGCGGAGATGTGGTCGTTCCTGACCTCAAGGTCTGAGACGCCTGGGCAGGGCCATGACGCCCCCGCCTCAGTAGTGGCGGCCGACTTGCTGGACTGCCACGAGGGCCGAGCCGACGCTGCTGCAGCTGGGTTGCTTGAGCCTCTGCTGACTCGCTACGCACAGCCTCGGAGGGTGTGATCATGGCAGCTGATTTGCCCGACGTGCGACTGGAGTCGGACCTGTTCACCGGTCCGCTGGTGGAGTTGTGGGGCGTGCTGTTCGACCTTTCGGAGCAGGTACCGGATGCCTGGTCGCTGATCGGTGGGCAGATGGTGCTCCTGCACGGCCTGGAGCACGGTCGGACCCCACCGGCGGCGAGCGCCGACCTGGATGTCCTGGCTGACGTGCAGTCGGACCAGCAGAGCTTGCGCCGTTTGGTCGCGGCGCTGGAACGGCTCGGGTTCTCCCCCGCCGGCATGTCGCCGCAGGGCAACCTGTTGCACCGCTATCAGCGTGGTGTGGAGCCGCAGCGACGGTTGGTGGTGGATCTGCTGGCGCCTGACAACCTCGGCCCCCGTGCAGACCTCACGACGACGCCGCCCGGCCGCACACTGGAGGTGCCGGGCGGCCGGCAGGCCGCGCAGAGAACCGAGGCTGTGAGTGTGCAACTGGGGCCGCGGACCGGCCGGATCCGTCGCCCCAGCCTGTTGGGGGCGATCGTGGCGAAGGCTGCGGCGGTGAGCATCAAGACCGCTTCACCGGAGCGCCACTACCGCGATCTGGCGTTCTTGCTCTCGTTGCCCGCCAATCCGCTGCAACTCAGAGATCAACTCGACAAGGGCGACCGTAAGAAGCTCGCGTTCGCGAAAGCTCTGCATGATTCGCAGCATGCCGCGTGGCGTCAACTGCCCGACGAGAGTGTGAGGGCTGACGGCCAGGCCATGTACGCATTCTTGTCTCCGTCTGCGTGACGTGAGGGCGGCCGAGCGCCCGTGACCTCGTCGCCGTCGAGGTGGTGCGCAAGCTGTGCGGACTCCTGAACCGGTCTAGACAACAATGAAGGCCCAGGTCGCTGACCTGGGCCTTCATTCAAGAGCGGATGACGGGAATCGAACCCGCGCTATAAGCTTGGGAATCTATGGCGCTCAGAGTGCCGGTATGGCCTCTGACGCGTAAATAGCAGCAGGTCAGGGTGGGTGTGGGCAGGGCTGGGTGCCCGGTGGCCGTTGAGGGCCGCCGGGTGTCTGGTCTGCCGGTCAGGCGGCGGTCTCCCTGGGGTTGAGGGTGACGGTGTAGCCGAGTTGGTTGAGCTGGCCGATGGCCCGGCGGGTGGCGCGTTCGGGGTCGCGTTGGGTGAAGTAGCTGCCGCCGAGTTCTTGGTAGGCGGCGTTGTCGGTGAGCATGTGCCAGATCGCGGTGATGATCGAGTGCTCGACGGCGACCAGGGCCCTGAGCGGGCCGCGGCGGGCGGTCAGGCGTTTGTAGCGGGCGGCGAGGTAGGTGTCCTTGGTTCTGACCGCGCCGAACGCGGCGAGCCCGGGGGCGCCTTTGAGGTAGGGGTTGCCGGGCCGGACCTTGGTGTTCTTGGTGCGGCCGGCGGATTCATGGTGGCCGGGGCAGACCCCGGCCCAGGACGCGAGGTGCTTGGCGGAGGCGAACCGTGTCATGTCCCCGCCGGTCTCCGCGATGATCACCTCGGCGGTGGCCTGGTTGATCCCGGGGATGGTGTCGAGCAGGTCGAGGGCGCCACGAAAGGGCGACATCGCCTCCTCGACCCGTCCGCTGATCTGGTCGATCATCCCGGTGAGCTGGTCGTACTGGTCCAGATGCAGGCGGGTCAGGAAGGCGTGGTGTTCGCGGAAGCGTCCGGTCAGGGCCTCGGTGAGTTCGGGGATCTTGCTGCGGAGCTTGCGTTTGGCCAGGTCCGCGAGGACGTGCGGGTCGGCTTCGCCGCGGATGAGGGCTTCGAGCATGGCCCGGCCGGAGACGCCCATGATGTCGGAGGCGACCGCGGACAGCTTGATTCCGGTGTCCTCCAGGAGTTTCTCCAACCGCTGGTCCACACGGCTGCGTTCGCGGGTGGCGGTGGTCCGGGCGCGGGTGAGGTCTCGTAGTTCGCGGATCGGCTGGGGTGGGACGAAGGAGGGCCTCACCAGGCCATGGGCGCCGAGCTGGGCCAGCCAGGCCGCGTCCGAGACGTCCGTCTTGCGGCCGGGCAGGTTCTTGACCTGCCGCGCGTTGACGAGGATCACGTTCAAGCCCTCGGCCAGCACGTAGTAGAACGGCTTCCAATAGTCCGAGGTCGCCTCGATCACCACCAGGGTGACCTCGGTGGCGAGCAGGTGATCCCGCAGGTCCAGGACTGCGTTCGAGGTCGATCCCCACGTCGTGGTCTCGGCCGTGAAGGACCCCCGCCGCTTCGTACTGGGGGTGCGGACGCATACCTTGGCGTCCTTCTTGCTGATGTCGAGGCCGGCGCAGCGTTCGTGCAGCACGTCCACGGTCTTGCTCCCTCCCTCGCCGGACAACCGGGTATGCCGTTCCGGGAGGGCCAGGGTGAATCAGGAATTCTGACGCACGTGCTTCACAGCAACACTCCACGGTTCCCGTCTCGGCGACGGGTGAAAACTGACCGCTGAACGGCGGATCAACGGTGACCCACCTCGCGATCGTCTGATCATCCTGATCTTCATTGAGGGTCAGGAGGAGAGGGTGATTTCCGTGGAGGACTGGGCTGAGATCCGGCGACTGCACCGGGCCGAGCACATGCCGATCCGGGCGATCGCCCGGCATCTGGGCATCTCGAAGAACACGGTGAAACGCGCCCTGGCCACCGACCGGCCGCCCGTCTACCAGCGTCCGCTGAAGGGCTCGGCGGTGGACGCGTTCGAGCCCGCCATCCGCGAGCTGCTGAAACAGACCCCGACGATGCCCGCCACCGTCATCGCCGAGCGGATCGGCTGGGAGCGCGGGCTGACGATCCTCAAGGAGCGCGTGCGCGAGCTCCGGCCGTCCTGCCTGCCGGTCGACCCGGTCTCGCGGACGGTCTACCAGCCCGGCGAGCTCGCCCAGTGCGACCTGTGGTTCCCACCGGTGGACATCCCGCTCGGCTACGGTCAGTCCGGCCGGCCTCCGGTCCTGGTCATCGTCTCGGGGTATTCGCGGGTGATCACGGCCCGGATGCTGCCCTCCCGGCAGACCGGCGACCTGATCGATGGACACTGGCGCCTGCTGGCCGACGGCTGGGGAGCCGTCCCGAAGATGCTGGTCTGGGACAACGAAGCCGGGATCGGCAAGGGCAGGCTGACCAGCGAGTTCGCCGCGTTCGCCGGACTTCTCGCCGTGAAGGTTCACCTCTGCCGGCCCCGCGACCCGGAGGCGAAGGGCCTGGTCGAGCGGGCGAACGGCTACCTGGAGACCAGCTTTCTGCCCGGGCGGACCTTCACCGGCCCGGACGGCTTCAACACCCAGTTGACCGCCTGGCTGCAGATCGCCAACCGGCGCCAGCACCGCGTCATCGCCGCCCGGCCGGTGGACCGCTGGGAGGCCGACCGCGCGGCGATGCTCGCCATCCCGCCGGTCACCCCGCCGCACTGGTGGCGTTTCCACACCCGTATCGGCCGAGACCACTACATCCGCGTCGACACCAACGACTACTCCGTCCACCCCGGCGCCATCGGCAAGAGGGTCATGGTCCGCGCCGACAACGAGGAGGTCACCGTCATCGCCGGCAGCGACATCGTGGCCCGACACGCCCGCTGCTGGGCCAAACACCAGTCGATCACCGACCCCGACCACGCCGCCGCGGCCCAAGTTCTGCGCGGCGAAGTGATCCACCAGCGGGCGGCCCGCGCGGCCGCCGCCCGGGCCGCGGTCCTGGCCCCGGACAGCCTCGGCATCGAGGTCGAGCAACGCGAACTGGGCACCTACGACCGCATGTTCACCCTCATCGAGGGCGGCGCCGGAAAGGAGGACACCTGATGACCCGCACCGCCACGAAGACCACGGCCGACAGGGCGAGGACGGACGGCCAGGCGACCCGAACCGGCCGGCAGACCGCCGCCGACCTCGCCTTCCTCGCCCGCGCCCTGAAGGCACCCGCCCTCCTGGACGCCGCCGAGCGCCTGGCCGAACGTGCCCAGGCCGAGTCCTGGACCCACACCGAGTACCTGGTCGCCTGCCTGCAACGCGAGGTCTCGGCCCGCGACAGCCACGGCGGCGAGGGCCGCATCCGCGCCGCCCGCTTCCCCGCCATCAAGACCATCGAGGAACTCGATCTCACCCATCTGCGCGGCCTGACGCGCCAACAACTCGCCCACCTGGGAACATTGGACTTCATAGCGGCCAAGGAGAACGCCGTCTTCCTCGGCCCGCCGGGCACCGGCAAGACCCACCTCGCCACCGGCCTCGCGGTCCGGGCCTGCCAGGCCGGCCACCGCGTCGCGTTCGCCACCGCCGCCCAGTGGGTCGACCGCCTCGCCGCCGCCCACCAGACCGGCCGCCTCCAGGACGAGCTGGTCAAGCTCGGCCGCTATCCGCTGATCGTGGTGGATGAGGTCGGCTACATCCCCTTCGAGGCCGAGGCCGCGAACCTGTTCTTCCAGCTCGTCTCGAACCGCTACGAGAGGGCCAGCGTGATCGTCACCTCGAACAAGCCCTTCGGACGCTGGGGAGAGACCTTCGGCGACGAGACCGTCGCCGCCGCCATGATCGACCGACTCGTCCACCACGCCGAGGTCCACTCCCTCAAAGGCGATTCCTACCGCATGCGGGGCCGCGAACTTGGCCGCATCCCCACCGCCACCGACAACGACTGACAAGACCACCGACGACGCGAGGGTCAGAACTCAACCGCCCAAACTGGGTCACGGTTCAGCCGCCGCCGACATTCCCGTGGACGGCCCCCAGCACCACGCTGACCTGCGAGCTCACGGGCATCACAGAGGCATCGGTTTCGGCCGGAACGAACACCCCAAGGTTCCCGAACCGGTACCAGCCCCCGGCAGGGCAGACAGAAGCACCCCCGGCGCGCGCCCGGGATTTACCACGCCCCCGGCGCGCACCGAAGGTGCGCTGGATCGCTGACCTGCAAATATTGTTTGCTGGGTGGCCTGCTGCGAGGGTGCCGCTGTACCCCTGTCGACCACTGTTCACCCCTCCGAAGGGCACGGATGGGGCACGGGTGGAAGGCCCCTGCGAGTACTACCGAAGGTGGCTGCGATGCGAGCGTCGTGACCGTCGTATGGCGATGAAGGCCACGTCGGCCACGACGAGCAGGATGGCGATGATCAGGAGATAGAGCATGCCCTCCACCACCGCGCCGATGAGTCCCACGATGACGGCCACGAGAAGCAGGAACAGGAAGATCGCCATTGCGAGCACCTCCTCTGGCACGGGGCTCGGGGCGGTCAGCGGCGCGCGAGCTTCCGTTCGCCGTGGGCGCCGGGCTGGTAGGCCATCTCGTAGTGCTTGAAGATCGCTTCTTCCTGCTCGGCGGGCAGGATGTCATCAGTGCCGATGGCCGGGGCCTTCTTCACGACTGCCTTGGCGTGCGCGATCTTGACGTAGCCGGGTCCCACGATCGCCTCGTCGAGAGGAACGAAGACCAGGCGCCGGCGGGTGGGCAAGCCGGTGAGGACGGTGGCCATGGCCGGTTCGTCGGTAGCGGTGTGCACGTAGATCGCTTCCAGCGAGCCGATCCTGTGTCCTTTTGGGTCGACGACGTCGCAGTCGCGCCACTCGCGGATATCGGCTGAATGGATCATGCCCTGCTCCCTGCGGCGCGACGAGGGTGCCACAACGGCCCCGGCACATTCACACGCCGGGGCCGCCCTTCCGGGCGCTGCACGTGAGAGTGCACCGACCCATTCATCATGGTATGCCCCTGGTGCTTCTCCGGCACCAGTGATGTTTCGCGGCGGTACAGGCCACCTATCGCCGTGAGAATCCTGGCAGCAGCGCGCCCGAGCGACGCTTCCGCCCAAGGGCGCGGATGGGGCCCGCGCCCTACGGCCGTGCGACGCGCGTTATTCCACAACGTTGGCGTCCTGGTCAGGTCCTCCCCCGTACCGGAGGTTTCCACGGCTAGCCTCCGCATCATGCTGCGTATCGCCGACACTCGCACCGGCCGCCTCGTGGAGATCCCCTCCGCACACCGCCACCTGCTGCGCATCTGCGTCCACCTGCCGGTCATCGACACCGGGATCGGCGCGGTGCACCTGCGGGCGCCCCTGGTCGGCGACGTACTGGCGCGCACCGCGGAGCTGCATGGGCTGCAGTCCGTCACGGTCCTCGCTACGCCGGACCTGCCGCCTGAGCCGGCCCAGACGCTCGAACGGGCCATGGCCGTTCTCGGCATCCACCCGCCCGCCACCGTCGGCGTTCACCATCTGACCGAGACGATGTGCGCCGCTGCCGACGTGCACGTGCTCGCGTACGGCACCTCCGTGCAGGACGCCGTCGGCGGGGTCCGGATCGACGTGGGCCAGGTCAGCCCGGCACCCCCGGACGGGGGCGTCCCAGGCCGTGGCCACCTCCTCGCCTCGGATCTCCCGGACGCATTCGCCCCGGAGGGGACCGACCCGCTGGCTGTGAGGATGCTGTTGCTCGGCCACGCCCACAGCACGCCGGTCACGGTCACCAGCGCCGCGCTCGACGAGGCTCGGCGGATGCTGAGGCACTGGCGGCAGCAGGTGGCCGACTGGGCACAGGAGCCGTCCAAGCCGATCCCCGCCGACGTGCTGCGACAGGCCCATGCCGCGCTCGCCGATGATCTCGGCGTCCCAGCTGTCCTGGACATGCTGGTCAGCGTGGCGAAGCGCGCCGATGTGCCGGCCGGTGCCAAGTTCGAGACGTTCGCCTTTCTCGACCGCGTACTCGGGCTGGACCTCGCGCGCCAGGTCGGCCACCAGCACCCGGCGACGCCATGACTTCGGGCACCTTGCGGCGGCTGGTCGTCCTGCGGCACGCCAAGTCGGCCTGGCCGCCGGACGTGGCCGACTCCGAGCGGCCACTCGCCCCGCGCGGCTGCCGTGACGCCCCGGCGGCCGGCCGCTGGCTGCGCGAAGCCGACTGTGTTCCCGACCTCGTCGTGTGTTCCCCTGCCCGTCGCACCCGCCAGACGTGGGACCTCGTCGCGGCCGAGTTCGGCGCCGGCACTGCGGTGATCCACGAGGAACGCATCTACCGGGCGAGCGCCGGGGAGTTGCTCGACGTCGTACGAGAGATCCCCGCGCAAGTACGGACGCTGATGCTGATCGGGCACAACCCCGGCGTGCAGGAGCTGGTCCTGCTGCTTGCCAGTGAGACGGACGGCTACGCGCTGGAGCAGACCCGTACGAAGTTCCCGACATCCGCGATCGCCGTGCTGCGCGTGCCGGGGCCCTGGTCGTCCCTTGAACCTGATGCCGCCCGGCTGACCGACATGGTCGTGCCCCGCGGTGCGAACCCCTGTGCGAACCCCTGACGGGGCGGTCCCGACCGGTGCCGAAGGAGAGGTGCCGCGGAACTCGCCGAGCGTCTCGCGGAGTTGGGGCAAGCAGAGGGCGGGCATGCCCTGAGAGGTCTGAACAATCAAGAAGGCCCAGGTCGCTGACCTGGGCCTTCTTGGAAGAGCGGATGACGGGAATCGAACCCGCGCTATAAGCGCGGGAATCACTCGGCACTTGGGTCCAGCTATAGCTGCTGACCTGCGGAAACGGTCGCTGGTGGCTGTGTCGTGGGTGCTTCTGCGGCCCCCTTGTTGACCGCTGTTTACCGCCCCTGCTGGCATGTTGTGGCACGGACTCCTGTGTGACGTCAGGGGCGACGCCGCTGGGGAGGGTGCCCGGCCGTGCGGGTGTCGGCTTGGCGTGCCGCCGTTTACGCATCCGCTCCGAGGGCTTCGCCGGACCGGCGGCCAGGCAGAACCGAGAAAGCGGGGATGGATCACTCCTACGGGCGCGGCTACGGACGCGTCCTCTCAACGGTTGCCCACGGCGGAGCACCCGGTTACAGTTATTTCAGATGCATTCTCGCCGGGGTCAGTGATTGGAGGCGGCCATGGCTCGTTCCAGCGTTCTTGCCCATGCTGGGAAGGTCGAACCGAACCCCTCGCACCAGGGCGCGCTCGCTGCTGCTGCTCGGATGACGCCGGACTCGGTCGAGCTCTTGGTGCGCACCCCGGACGGCGGCGAACTGACACTGCCGAGGGAGCTGGTCCGCGTCCTTCTGGCCTCGGCCGGTGAGCTGGCGCGCGGGCATGCGGTGACGGTCCTGGCGTCCGAGGTGCAGTTGTCGCCTGCTGAGGCGGCTGAGCTTCTGGGCCTGTCTCGGCCGTTCGTCGCCCGCTTGCTTGACGCCGGCGACATCCCCTCGATGAACCTTCCCGGCAGCAGTCACCGCGTGGTCCGCCTTGCGGACGTGCTGGCATTCCAGCGGCAGCGTGAGCGCCGCAGGGAGGGGCGGCGTCAGATCGCTGACGCCTTGGAGGGCTCCGACCTGCCGTATTGACGTGGGTGTCACCGGCAGTTGTTAAGGAGGAAGAGGGGAAGCGTGGCAGCGCGGGTCTTTGTGGACACCAACGTCTTGTTTCCGTTCTCGGTGATGGACGTGATGCTGGCCCTCACGGAGGACTCCATCCACGAGATCGTGTGGTCCGAACGACTGCTCGCGGAGTGGGAGCGGGTCATCGTCCGGGAGGGAAGGCGTTCGGCGGAGTCGGCTGCCGCAGTTGTCCAAGCCGTTCGACGCTTCTTCGCCGACTGTGAGATCCCGGCGGCGGCGTATGAGCACCTTGTGGATGAAATGCCGGGCGATGACCCCGATGATCGGCACCATGCTGCGGCAGCGGTGGCTGCAGGAGCGGACGCGCTGATCACATGGAATCTCGCAGACTTCCCTGCCGGTGACTTGGCTGAGCATGGAGTGCGGGTGCTCGACCCGGATTCCTATCTGTGCGGGCTGTATGACGAGTTGCCGCACGAGGTGGCGCAGACGGTGGTCAGGCTCGCCGGAGAGAAGCGCAACCCGCCCGTGACGATTGTCGATGCCGTTGCCCGACTTGCGAAAGCCGGCTTGCCGCGCTTCGCGGACCTCCTGACGCATTACCTCGGACATTGCACGAGGTGATGCGGGCGCAGGTGGTGGGCGACGGCGAGAAAGGTCTAGACGACGAACAAGCCCCAGGTTGTTGACCTGGGGCTTCGTTGTGGAGCGGATGACGGGAATCGAACCCGCGCT
Above is a genomic segment from Streptomyces sp. NBC_01233 containing:
- a CDS encoding IS110 family transposase gives rise to the protein MDVLHERCAGLDISKKDAKVCVRTPSTKRRGSFTAETTTWGSTSNAVLDLRDHLLATEVTLVVIEATSDYWKPFYYVLAEGLNVILVNARQVKNLPGRKTDVSDAAWLAQLGAHGLVRPSFVPPQPIRELRDLTRARTTATRERSRVDQRLEKLLEDTGIKLSAVASDIMGVSGRAMLEALIRGEADPHVLADLAKRKLRSKIPELTEALTGRFREHHAFLTRLHLDQYDQLTGMIDQISGRVEEAMSPFRGALDLLDTIPGINQATAEVIIAETGGDMTRFASAKHLASWAGVCPGHHESAGRTKNTKVRPGNPYLKGAPGLAAFGAVRTKDTYLAARYKRLTARRGPLRALVAVEHSIITAIWHMLTDNAAYQELGGSYFTQRDPERATRRAIGQLNQLGYTVTLNPRETAA
- a CDS encoding helix-turn-helix domain-containing protein, which produces MELLSVKEAAALLGVDDSRVRQLLHDGKLQGQRVGGRWLVAGDSVRDRKDRGPRSRRPLSARNAWGVLAVLDGHQPVSLSDAEKSRVRTRLRNLLAHGQPAPALLQELLAARAEVRSYRVHSGVLPVLLAAQDVVRGGVSAAAQAGADYIALGRAEIYAHPDRVDKLEAEFGMVRDEERGNVSVRIPPAEMWSFLTSRSETPGQGHDAPASVVAADLLDCHEGRADAAAAGLLEPLLTRYAQPRRV
- a CDS encoding PRC-barrel domain-containing protein; the encoded protein is MIHSADIREWRDCDVVDPKGHRIGSLEAIYVHTATDEPAMATVLTGLPTRRRLVFVPLDEAIVGPGYVKIAHAKAVVKKAPAIGTDDILPAEQEEAIFKHYEMAYQPGAHGERKLARR
- a CDS encoding SixA phosphatase family protein, producing MTSGTLRRLVVLRHAKSAWPPDVADSERPLAPRGCRDAPAAGRWLREADCVPDLVVCSPARRTRQTWDLVAAEFGAGTAVIHEERIYRASAGELLDVVREIPAQVRTLMLIGHNPGVQELVLLLASETDGYALEQTRTKFPTSAIAVLRVPGPWSSLEPDAARLTDMVVPRGANPCANP
- a CDS encoding helix-turn-helix domain-containing protein produces the protein MARSSVLAHAGKVEPNPSHQGALAAAARMTPDSVELLVRTPDGGELTLPRELVRVLLASAGELARGHAVTVLASEVQLSPAEAAELLGLSRPFVARLLDAGDIPSMNLPGSSHRVVRLADVLAFQRQRERRREGRRQIADALEGSDLPY
- the istA gene encoding IS21 family transposase; the encoded protein is MISVEDWAEIRRLHRAEHMPIRAIARHLGISKNTVKRALATDRPPVYQRPLKGSAVDAFEPAIRELLKQTPTMPATVIAERIGWERGLTILKERVRELRPSCLPVDPVSRTVYQPGELAQCDLWFPPVDIPLGYGQSGRPPVLVIVSGYSRVITARMLPSRQTGDLIDGHWRLLADGWGAVPKMLVWDNEAGIGKGRLTSEFAAFAGLLAVKVHLCRPRDPEAKGLVERANGYLETSFLPGRTFTGPDGFNTQLTAWLQIANRRQHRVIAARPVDRWEADRAAMLAIPPVTPPHWWRFHTRIGRDHYIRVDTNDYSVHPGAIGKRVMVRADNEEVTVIAGSDIVARHARCWAKHQSITDPDHAAAAQVLRGEVIHQRAARAAAARAAVLAPDSLGIEVEQRELGTYDRMFTLIEGGAGKEDT
- a CDS encoding PIN domain-containing protein, which gives rise to MAARVFVDTNVLFPFSVMDVMLALTEDSIHEIVWSERLLAEWERVIVREGRRSAESAAAVVQAVRRFFADCEIPAAAYEHLVDEMPGDDPDDRHHAAAAVAAGADALITWNLADFPAGDLAEHGVRVLDPDSYLCGLYDELPHEVAQTVVRLAGEKRNPPVTIVDAVARLAKAGLPRFADLLTHYLGHCTR
- the istB gene encoding IS21-like element helper ATPase IstB, producing the protein MTRTATKTTADRARTDGQATRTGRQTAADLAFLARALKAPALLDAAERLAERAQAESWTHTEYLVACLQREVSARDSHGGEGRIRAARFPAIKTIEELDLTHLRGLTRQQLAHLGTLDFIAAKENAVFLGPPGTGKTHLATGLAVRACQAGHRVAFATAAQWVDRLAAAHQTGRLQDELVKLGRYPLIVVDEVGYIPFEAEAANLFFQLVSNRYERASVIVTSNKPFGRWGETFGDETVAAAMIDRLVHHAEVHSLKGDSYRMRGRELGRIPTATDND